GCATGAGCAATGTCACTGGACCTGCTCTATTTGCCTTGCTTGGGTATCCTTGAGCATGAGAACACTACTTTGGCCTGCCCTGCTTTCACCTTCAGCTCCCAGATCTTACTTCCCTATGGAGCAGCCCAGTCCTGGCAGGCAGCTTGGGTACGCTCAGGTCCTGAACTGCACCATGAAGCCTGGGTCTCAGGCTGGGCAGCACACTGCTGCTCAGCTGGACCATCATGGGCCATGCCCTAAGCTCCCCTTGGCCCTGGGCTCTTCAGCAACCTTCCTCCCACTCCAGTCCAGCTCCAGGGCTCCAGCCTACTCCATGACATCTTCCAGGTGCTTCAGAGGTACTATGTTCAGTTAGACTGATTAAAGTTTGGGTAAAATGCAGATCAGTGAAAACACAGTCTGATACTGGCATGTCCAGGGCAAACGatggtatttttcttctccaaacaTTAGCGGTCTCTAGTGTTATTACAaccaagaaaacagcaaatgcaTGAAAACACGTGAGCTTAAATACCTGTTTCTCCAGAGCTTGTTCCTTTTGAAACTGACGAATTGCCATCAGCTGCTCCTGATTCATTCCCTTCCATCGATCCACCAGGACAGGATGTTTACTCCAGGGACCGATTGCTTGGTCAGGGTTTTCAGAAAGGAAGTCTCCTCGAAGGAGGCAGGTAATTTCATCCAtgtcatcttttattttttgagccTTTTCCAATTCATTTTTATGATCTAGTTCAGCAGCCTAAATTTAGTGGAAAGAGAGAAGTGATGTCTTTTCCAAGAGAAATATGAACTAAGGGATGAAAAAATGTTAACACATTGAAAAAATGTTAACACGTCATAACAGTATCTTTTCTACCTGCATACAGTTGTGAAAAGCATCACATACAAATACTGTCATCATCATCTTATTGGCCAAGATCAAAAACCTAATAACCTTGGATCACTTGGCAAAGTGCATAAAATTTTTCTTGTTCCAAGCTGAAACAAACTTGGAAGTCAGCTGCAAAGAAACCCCAGTGAAAGTAACACTATTCCTTCCGATTTCgtgcattttattttccctctctgtctccacattttctaaaaaacaaacaaaccaacttAGTATTAATTTACCTGGATTCTATTGAAATTTTTAGTAGCTGCACAGACAACACGcctgctttcctcttcttttctttgttcctcCATAATCTTTCGGTCAAGTTCAATCCTAAACTTGTCATAAAGATCATCTAAATTAGATTCAAATGAAATTTAGTCAATATTCATGGACATGATGTGCCATATAAGTTAAccaggggaagaggcaggggggaGCTACAGATACAGTAGACTAAATTACTATTTCCAAATCCTACCATCAAAGCTGTATAACTTGGGATTTCAGGTGACTCGTGAATCAGTTTAATATGTAACCTATCTTGTCTAAACAGTTAGTGTTAAAATGAAAGTATGTTAAGTActgcagaaaataatgtttcatgACAAGCTGGGAGACAAAAAtcagtattattttttctgctctaGGACAGTATGGATTGGACATTTTGGCCTGATGAAGTAAGCATTATCAACTGGAGGCATAAACCAGAAATGAAACCTAGGTTATGTTAGAATCACAAAATAGAGCTTCCTAGCAGAAATAGTGACTACATTAGAGTTTATGGAGTAAAAACTGCTCTAGTATTTCTATAAGCTATATATACAATAGGGTATTCCATATTTTCATCAGATACATCACAACttcagaaaaagattaaaactaCATTATCTTTTTTGTTACCTTCCAATTTTTGATCAGCTAATGCATTTTTCGTGTCTTTCTGTTGCTGAAGAGACCACTCCCTTAACTGCTCCTTTTGAAACTTCATCCTCTGGTCATAGTTTAAGTCTTCACCCATGAACTTCTGCATGCCAGATATAGTACATCGAGGATCATCGTCTGAAACTCGAGCAGGTCTGTCTTTCTTTAGGGCTTGTGGATCATTCAGGTCAAATTCACGTCTTGTTTCTGGCTTCTGAAAATTCTTCTGAAATTCACTGAGAGCCTTATTTATGTccttgatttcatttttctgtcgTTCTTCTAGCAGACACATGAGCttgtcatttttcttcatgtcaTGAGCTAGACAAAAATGAACACAATGAAACCACAAGTCTTAGAGGTGCACGAGTCATTGGAGTGCACACATaaggtgaaaataaaattttcaagatGAATAAACAGAATATAAGTCTTCAAACTGTTATGCCTTAGGAGAGTATTTGATCCATAACACCAGCCCAGCAAATACTCTAATGTTAGTAATATTTACTTAAGAAGTATTTTCAACTTTTTAGGTATAAATTATTAATGTTACAATGAAATACATGCATGTGAAACAAATACAATAACAACTACTAGAGCTATGAGGTTTCATTTGGTGAAAACCTGCAGGAACACAAGAAATGTAAACCAGTTGTTTCCATTTACTCCTGTTTACAACTACAGCTGAAATATGTGGTTGCTTGCCAGAAGGCAAACTAAAATTTGGCTTCAACTGAAAGGAATATAGGTAGCTCTTAAATAGTTCCAATGATTTTTCTAACCATAGCAATAAAATCATTGGCCTGCATTAAGTTTTGAACAGCTTAAGAGCTCCCGCCCATTTAATTGAAACTaaataaattacagcatttttaagaaaaagcgaacaacaaaaatcccacccaaCTAGCCATTTTagtgatttaaaataatttgctagAAAAGATCATTTCCTCTTTTGCCAGACTCCACATTGCTGCTGGTAGTTTCCCAAGAGTCAGACCCTGAGAGGTGTATTTTCCAGCCAGGGAAATcacaagcagctgcagcagaggcacagcatGGAAGCTGGCAGCTCCATTTGAGCTCCTCTTGAGGCACATGGAGAGCTGAGGCTGTGGGACCTTTTCATCTGATAGCAAAGAAAGCATGCCAAGCACTGAAGACCAAAAAGGGTTTGAGGTCAGGGCACAGCATGAAATATTTGTGTGGCTGCAAGTTCTGACTCAGCAATGGCTCCTCTTATCGCCTTACATAATTCATGCTTCCAGCAATAATAATCTAGAGAGGGTTCCACAGAATCTGTATATTCTATGGAAGAATGGCTAGACAGAAGATGAGCTCACTCTACAAGAAAGCAACTAAAATAAAGCTATTTGTCAAtaccttttaaaagaaaacactgaaaattctgGCCTATTAAGCCAGTTTAATCATGTCAACACAAATCTTAAGATAGCAAGGAGAATACATACTGTGCCAGTGTAGATGTATGAACATAAATAGGACATCAATTGGATGACTGAATTTAGAGAATACATTAAGGGataaaagaaagcaggaaacagATTAAAACATTTAACTATTCACAGAAATATCACAGTATCTAGGACTATACCAAATCTTTCATGTTGTGctttttcagctgcttcttgcattttcctctccttgaCCTGCGCGTCCAATGCATCTTTATCAAcctattaaaacagaaaaaaaagcagctctttaGGAGATACTGTGTTTGAACAATTAAAACAGGTATTGTGAAGCTACACTGACTCACAGTTGTACAAGGCAGATTTAAACCCACTAGCAACAGAATTTATATACTTTACTAATgtaggttaaaaaaaccccagaaacagaCGTattcttgtttgctttgttttaataatGACAGCTATGCTCTTGCACCTGATCAGATGAAAACACCGCATTTACATGATACATAGaactataaatattttctgcattacACAGAATATATTTTCCCCTTCACAGCtggcaattttttaaaattattctgctttcaTTTAGAAAGCAGGTAAGTGCTTTAACAGTAAAGATGACAGGAAGTTGTAAGAgttcatatttgaaaaaaatacagaaggtTCACTATAAGAATGGAATGGAAACGTTTCCAGTCTTATCAGAGAGATTCACACCGTCACTGAAATGCGCTACAAGGTACATGATCTGTGATGAGCTGACAGATAAGGTACAGAACATCCCCATCCATGGGGAGTGGGACCTGAGCGAAGAATAATATAGGAAACACCATCAAATGGGAGCAGGCACCTCCATCTTAGGCAAAAAAATGTGGCCTCACTTTTGTAGGCAGATGGTGGCAAATTAATAGGAAGAAAcatagagggttttttttggtttggtggttttttttttgtttttttttttttttttttttttttttttttttttttttttttttttttttttttttaaaaactgtcaaGTCACTTACTGTGTTTAAAAATTTTGTCCAAAATACAATGACAAATCTTCAAGAATCTGGCAGACAATTTTAATAGTCTTTATCTAAAACTTATTCAGATGAAGACAGACAGAGATCATGACTGAAAATATACATGGTTAGTGCTGTAAAGGACAACTGACAATAGCAATCAGGCAGAGGTCAGTTTGTAAACAAGGGTGAAACCATCAAGAATTCTATCATCCAGAAACAAAGGTGTTGTGAACACTAAATATGAACTCTTTCAGAGGTCTCACTGGGAAAGCCAAGCTAACAATACAACTACAGGAAATACTGGTAAGAGAAATTCAATACAAGTTCTTAGTTTTCTGGCAATAATAGAGGTAGGTCAGTTATCGACTTGTGTTACACTATTGGCTCTGTCCTCTTCAAAACACTTTCACTCCACACAAGAACATCCCTAAAACTGACATTCCCAGTCACATAAAACTATCGGTTTCACTTTTAAGTGTTTAAATAAGAAATCTATGAACAGCTTGAGGCAGCTAATTTCTAAACTAGTTCTATTTATGTATAAAGTTCACATGTAaattgaaagtaattttttcagttGGATTATTCATCTGAACTcttcagaaaaatcagtgaTTTAATGAGGATAAATTCTTCAATCTGTAAGTGAAAGGGGCATTATCTTATGTTTCCATTACTTAGATGAAAAAACAGATATAGAAGtcaaaagaataataaaactagtaataatcaagggaaaaaaatgtaaaatctgcCTTCCCATTCCACTTTCCAGTATATTACCtccaactttttaaaatattcaaaccCTGCTTTAGGACTTCTAGTTTCTAAGTCAAATATtgtcttg
This sequence is a window from Hirundo rustica isolate bHirRus1 chromosome 4, bHirRus1.pri.v3, whole genome shotgun sequence. Protein-coding genes within it:
- the RIBC2 gene encoding RIB43A-like with coiled-coils protein 2 — encoded protein: MSGLGPQRELEEAAALERRRRRELLRRDRIFNPRIRTIGVDKDALDAQVKERKMQEAAEKAQHERFAHDMKKNDKLMCLLEERQKNEIKDINKALSEFQKNFQKPETRREFDLNDPQALKKDRPARVSDDDPRCTISGMQKFMGEDLNYDQRMKFQKEQLREWSLQQQKDTKNALADQKLEDDLYDKFRIELDRKIMEEQRKEEESRRVVCAATKNFNRIQAAELDHKNELEKAQKIKDDMDEITCLLRGDFLSENPDQAIGPWSKHPVLVDRWKGMNQEQLMAIRQFQKEQALEKQRVREQERRRDAEWDRQRLQAARVQLLWERHLQRQNRVQRQDLDVRNAELSREQKAKNIYLKEEEYSNIPTEEFYAQFNTTTR